One genomic window of Fusobacterium sp. IOR10 includes the following:
- the kdsB gene encoding 3-deoxy-manno-octulosonate cytidylyltransferase: MKFLGVIPARFGSSRLEGKPLKDICGHTMIEWVYKRAKKSNLDDVIVATDDVRIYNEVLKFGGKAMITRKDHENGTSRIAEVCEKIDGVDVIINIQGDEPLIEKEMINSLINAFKIEPELKMATLKHKLSAMDEIKNPNNVKVITDKNDYALYFSRSVIPYPRKENLNNYFKHIGIYGYKKDFVIEYSKLPQTSLEISESLEQLRVLENGYKIKVLETNFQIVGVDTKQDLEKVQEVIKLKKININEG, encoded by the coding sequence ATGAAATTTTTAGGAGTAATACCAGCAAGATTTGGATCAAGCAGATTAGAAGGTAAACCGTTGAAAGATATTTGCGGTCATACAATGATAGAGTGGGTTTATAAGAGAGCTAAAAAATCTAACTTAGATGATGTTATTGTAGCTACAGATGATGTTAGAATTTATAATGAGGTTTTAAAATTTGGTGGGAAAGCAATGATCACAAGAAAAGATCATGAAAATGGAACTAGTAGAATAGCAGAGGTTTGTGAAAAAATAGATGGAGTTGATGTTATAATAAATATTCAAGGGGATGAGCCATTAATTGAAAAAGAAATGATAAATTCTTTGATTAATGCATTTAAAATAGAACCAGAATTAAAAATGGCAACATTAAAACATAAATTAAGTGCAATGGATGAAATTAAAAACCCAAATAATGTTAAAGTAATAACAGATAAAAATGATTATGCACTATATTTTTCAAGATCAGTAATTCCTTACCCAAGAAAAGAAAATTTAAATAATTATTTTAAGCATATAGGAATTTATGGTTATAAAAAAGATTTTGTAATAGAATATTCTAAGTTGCCACAAACTTCTTTAGAAATATCAGAATCCTTAGAACAATTGAGAGTTTTAGAAAATGGATATAAAATAAAGGTATTAGAAACAAACTTTCAAATAGTAGGTGTTGATACAAAACAAGATTTAGAAAAGGTACAAGAGGTAATAAAATTAAAAAAAATAAATATTAATGAGGGGTAA